In one Lycium barbarum isolate Lr01 chromosome 7, ASM1917538v2, whole genome shotgun sequence genomic region, the following are encoded:
- the LOC132602609 gene encoding polygalacturonase-like: MKIENPASSILLILLLSIFFTESIADICPFNVVNYGAKPDGKTDSSNAFLTAWDSACGSSKPATIYVPQGKFLVKQAHFKGKCKNKAIMFRIYGTLVAPSDYNVIGNAKNWLLFEGVDGVSIHGGRLDGQGSGLWACKAHKKNCPRGATTLGFSNSNNVAITGLTSLNSQMFHIVINGCKNVKLQAVKVFAPGKSPNTDGIHVQLSSEISILNSIISTGDDCVSIGPGTTNLWIQNMACGPGHGISIGSLAKDFEEAGVQNVTVRSVIFKNTTNGVRIKTWGRPSTGFVNDVLFQHATMIDVQNPIVIDQNYCPYNKNCPGQVSGVKVSDVTYQDIHGSSATRVAMKFDCSKENPCRRIKLEDVNLTYKNKPAAEASCANVAGTTSGIIQPTGCL, from the exons ATGAAAATAGAGAACCCCGCATCTTCTATTCTTCTAATTTTACTTCTCTCCATCTTTTTCACTGAATCCATAGCTGATATTTGTCCATTCAATGTTGTAAATTATGGTGCAAAACCAGATGGGAAAACTGATTCATCAAATGCTTTTTTAACTGCTTGGGACTCAGCTTGTGGCTCTTCAAAACCAGCCACAATTTATGTACCACAAGGAAAGTTCTTAGTTAAACAAGCACATTTTAAAGGAAAATGCAAGAACAAAGCCATAATGTTTCGAATCTATGGTACACTTGTGGCGCCTTCCGATTATAATGTGATTGGAAATGCCAAAAATTGGCTTCTGTTTGAAGGTGTTGATGGAGTCTCCATTCATGGTGGTAGACTTGATGGCCAAGGATCTGGTTTGTGGGCTTGCAAAGCCCACAAGAAGAATTGTCCGAGGGGCGCCACG ACTCTGGGATTTTCCAATTCTAACAATGTAGCAATAACTGGACTAACTTCATTGAACAGCCAAATGTTTCACATTGTCATCAATGGGTGCAAAAATGTGAAGTTGCAGGCTGTCAAAGTTTTTGCCCCAGGAAAAAGCCCGAATACGGATGGCATTCATGTTCAATTATCGTCGGAGATCTCAATCTTGAACTCGATAATCAGTACGGGAGATGATTGCGTATCCATCGGTCCAGGAACTACTAACTTGTGGATCCAAAATATGGCTTGTGGCCCTGGACATGGAATCAG CATTGGAAGTTTAGCCAAGGATTTTGAAGAAGCAGGGGTGCAGAATGTGACAGTGAGATCAGTTATATTTAAGAACACAACAAATGGTGTGAGGATCAAAACGTGGGGCAGACCAAGTACTGGCTTTGTCAATGATGTTCTTTTCCAGCACGCTACGATGATTGACGTTCAAAATCCAATCGTTATCGATCAAAATTACTGCCCCTATAATAAAAATTGTCCGGGCCAGGTCTCAGGTGTGAAAGTTAGTGATGTTACTTATCAAGATATCCATGGAAGTTCAGCAACACGAGTCGCGATGAAATTCGATTGCAGTAAAGAGAATCCGTGCAGAAGAATAAAATTGGAAGATGTAAATCTCACATATAAGAATAAACCAGCTGCTGAAGCTTCGTGTGCTAATGTTGCAGGAACAACTTCTGGCATTATTCAGCCTACCGGTTGTTTGTAA